One segment of Enterobacter ludwigii DNA contains the following:
- the tssH gene encoding type VI secretion system ATPase TssH, whose product MENPAILLRRLNPYCARAMEGAASLCQTRAHAEILPEHWLLKLLEQGEGDLTVLARRYEWDMDSIWQGLLGWLDNQSRSVRTRPQLSAELQKLMQEAWMLASLAGEEHIRSIHLLMALTENQRLAHCDGLWPLLTLGQRQLEHLRPLLDAQSDERPEVQHEEQLAQEHGGEVELVGRPVGAELKEGELSPALQNALDKFTLDVTAKAKEGKIDPVFGRDTEIRQMVDILSRRRKNNPILVGEPGVGKTALVEGLALRIAGGNVPEALKPVVLRTLDLGLLQAGAGVKGEFEQRLKNVIDAVQQSPVPILLFIDEAHTLIGAGNQAGGADAANLLKPALARGELRTIAATTWSEYKQYFERDAALERRFQMVKVDEPDDDTACLMLRGLKSRYAEHHNVHITDDAVRAAVTLSRRYLTGRQLPDKAIDLLDTAAARVRMSLDTVPEQLTRIRAQMTSLEMEKQALLEDIAVGNKGHGGRLTAIEREENTLIIALDELETQYGQELKLTEQLLECRQDISRQSEAHKLQQALNGMQHDNPLLSVDVDVRTVATVIADWTGVPLSSLMKDEQTELLSLGNEMGKRVVGQDRALEAIAHRLRAAKTGLTSENGPQGVFLLVGPSGVGKTETALALTDVLYGGEKSLITINLSEYQEPHTVSQLKGSPPGYVGYGQGGILTEAVRKRPYSVVLLDEVEKAHRDVMNLFYQVFDRGFMRDGEGREIDFRNTVILMTSNLGSDHIMQLLDEQPKASESDLQELLRPILRDHFQPALLARFQTVIYRPLHEAAMRTIVEMKLSQVSRRLHRHYGLTTQIDESLYDALTAACLLPDTGARNVDSLLNQQILPVLSQQLLTHMAAKQKPTSLIMGWSEEEGIGLEFDVRSGSAIDW is encoded by the coding sequence ATGGAAAATCCAGCCATCCTGTTACGTCGTCTGAATCCGTACTGTGCCCGCGCGATGGAAGGGGCGGCTTCACTCTGCCAGACCCGTGCCCATGCAGAAATCCTGCCTGAGCACTGGCTGCTGAAATTGCTGGAGCAGGGGGAGGGAGACCTGACGGTACTGGCACGTCGCTACGAGTGGGATATGGACAGCATCTGGCAGGGTTTGCTCGGCTGGCTGGATAATCAATCGCGTTCGGTGCGCACCCGCCCGCAGTTATCCGCCGAGCTTCAGAAACTGATGCAGGAAGCCTGGATGCTGGCTTCGCTGGCAGGTGAAGAGCACATCCGTAGCATTCACCTTCTTATGGCGCTGACGGAAAATCAGCGACTTGCTCACTGTGACGGGCTGTGGCCTTTGCTGACGCTGGGCCAGCGTCAACTTGAACACCTTCGTCCTTTGCTGGATGCGCAGTCAGACGAACGCCCGGAGGTGCAACACGAAGAGCAACTGGCACAAGAACATGGTGGTGAAGTGGAGCTTGTCGGCCGTCCGGTCGGTGCAGAACTGAAAGAAGGCGAACTCAGCCCGGCGCTGCAGAACGCACTGGATAAATTCACCCTCGATGTCACCGCCAAAGCTAAAGAGGGCAAGATTGATCCGGTGTTCGGGCGTGATACGGAAATCCGTCAGATGGTCGACATTCTCTCGCGCCGTCGTAAGAACAACCCGATTCTGGTCGGTGAGCCGGGCGTGGGGAAAACCGCGCTGGTAGAAGGGCTTGCATTACGCATCGCCGGGGGCAACGTACCGGAAGCCCTCAAGCCGGTTGTTCTGCGCACGCTTGACCTCGGTCTGCTGCAGGCGGGCGCGGGCGTGAAAGGAGAATTTGAACAGCGTCTTAAAAATGTCATCGATGCTGTGCAGCAATCGCCAGTGCCGATTTTACTGTTTATCGATGAAGCTCACACTCTTATCGGTGCCGGTAACCAGGCGGGCGGGGCAGATGCGGCCAACCTGCTAAAACCTGCGCTGGCTCGCGGCGAACTCAGAACCATTGCTGCCACCACCTGGTCTGAATATAAACAATATTTTGAGCGCGATGCCGCGCTGGAGCGCCGCTTCCAGATGGTGAAAGTGGACGAACCGGACGACGATACCGCTTGCCTGATGCTACGTGGCCTGAAATCGCGCTATGCCGAACATCATAATGTGCATATCACTGATGACGCGGTCCGTGCCGCGGTCACGCTATCTCGTCGCTATCTAACCGGTCGTCAGCTGCCTGACAAGGCCATTGACCTGCTGGACACCGCCGCTGCCCGCGTGCGTATGAGCCTCGATACCGTACCCGAACAGTTGACCCGCATTCGCGCGCAGATGACCTCGCTTGAAATGGAGAAGCAGGCGCTGCTGGAAGATATCGCCGTCGGCAACAAGGGCCATGGTGGGCGACTGACCGCCATCGAGCGGGAAGAAAATACCCTTATCATTGCACTTGATGAACTCGAAACCCAGTACGGCCAGGAACTGAAACTCACCGAACAACTGCTGGAATGCCGTCAGGATATATCCCGCCAGAGTGAGGCCCATAAGCTGCAGCAAGCGCTGAATGGTATGCAACACGACAACCCGCTACTTTCCGTTGATGTGGATGTGCGTACCGTGGCCACCGTTATTGCCGACTGGACAGGCGTGCCGCTGTCTTCCTTGATGAAAGACGAGCAGACTGAACTGCTGAGTCTGGGAAACGAAATGGGCAAGCGCGTGGTCGGCCAGGATAGGGCGCTTGAAGCCATCGCCCATCGCCTGCGTGCCGCGAAAACCGGGCTTACGTCGGAGAACGGCCCTCAGGGGGTATTTCTGCTGGTTGGCCCGAGCGGTGTGGGGAAAACCGAAACAGCGCTGGCGCTAACCGATGTGCTGTACGGCGGCGAAAAGTCGCTGATTACCATCAACCTTTCTGAATACCAGGAGCCGCACACGGTTTCCCAGCTGAAGGGCTCGCCTCCGGGCTATGTCGGTTATGGCCAGGGCGGCATTCTGACCGAAGCGGTGCGCAAGCGTCCGTACAGCGTGGTGCTGCTGGATGAAGTGGAAAAGGCGCACCGCGACGTCATGAACCTGTTCTATCAGGTCTTCGACCGCGGCTTTATGCGCGACGGAGAAGGGCGAGAAATCGACTTCCGTAATACCGTAATTCTGATGACCTCCAACCTCGGCAGCGACCACATCATGCAACTGCTGGACGAACAGCCGAAGGCCAGCGAAAGCGATCTACAGGAACTGCTGCGCCCGATTTTACGTGACCACTTCCAGCCGGCGCTGCTGGCCCGTTTCCAGACGGTGATTTACCGCCCGCTACATGAGGCTGCCATGCGCACCATCGTGGAAATGAAACTCTCGCAGGTGAGCAGGCGCCTGCATCGTCATTACGGCCTGACCACGCAGATTGATGAGAGCCTGTATGACGCGCTGACTGCCGCCTGTCTGCTGCCGGATACCGGCGCGCGTAACGTTGACAGTCTGCTCAATCAACAAATTCTGCCTGTGCTGAGTCAACAACTGCTGACTCACATGGCCGCGAAACAGAAACCAACGTCTCTGATTATGGGTTGGAGTGAGGAAGAGGGTATCGGGCTGGAGTTTGATGTGCGCTCTGGTTCTGCAATTGATTGGTAG
- the hcp gene encoding type VI secretion system effector Hcp, with translation MAIPVYLWLKDDGGADIKGSVDVQDREGSIEVVAQEHNLYIPTDNNTGKLTGTRIHTPFLFTKEIDSSSPYLYKAVTTGQTLKSAEFKWYKINDAGQEVEYFNTRLENVKVVKVNPEMYDIKDPAKEKHNHLERIELRYEKITWTYKDGNIIHSDSWNERATA, from the coding sequence ATGGCAATTCCTGTTTATCTTTGGCTGAAAGACGACGGCGGTGCGGACATTAAAGGGTCTGTAGACGTCCAGGATCGCGAAGGCAGCATCGAAGTGGTCGCTCAGGAACATAATCTGTACATCCCGACCGATAACAACACCGGCAAGCTGACTGGCACCCGTATCCACACGCCGTTTCTGTTCACCAAAGAAATCGATTCGTCCAGTCCGTACCTGTACAAGGCTGTGACCACCGGTCAGACCCTGAAATCTGCAGAATTCAAGTGGTACAAAATCAACGATGCGGGCCAGGAAGTGGAGTACTTCAACACCAGACTGGAAAACGTGAAAGTGGTGAAAGTAAATCCTGAAATGTATGACATCAAGGATCCTGCAAAAGAGAAGCACAACCACCTTGAGCGTATAGAACTGCGTTACGAAAAAATCACCTGGACCTACAAGGACGGCAACATCATTCATTCCGATTCCTGGAACGAACGCGCCACCGCGTAA
- the tssK gene encoding type VI secretion system baseplate subunit TssK: MKIYRPLWEDGAALAPQQFQQQARWSEHVADMVARMGISHPWGVVAAEFDDAALVLSRLNATRLVVRFQDGTIVDTGLADNLPPVCDLSAANGSEAVDVVVALPLLSASGGNLDNGQDSERPRRWKAERIVVQELAGHESGELAILRNALTLRLSSQENTAWLTCPVARLVRNAQGQWSRDPAFIPPMLSVSASPLLTTELGDLVVRLQARRRRLMAMRRESNERMADFAVADVSLFWLLNALNSAEPVLTELLQTPARHPELLYRELTRLAGSLLTFSLEHDAGDIPAYQHDAPERVFPPLLALLDKLLEASLPSRVVSIHLEHQDQIWKGVLHDARLREGADFYLSVRSTMPNHELQTKFPQLCKAGSFDDVSDVVNVALSGMIIKPLTHVPAAIPLRLENQYFSLDLSTEAARAMLEMGNCTFYTPRSLGDVNLELFAVLRT; this comes from the coding sequence ATGAAAATTTATCGCCCGCTTTGGGAGGATGGGGCAGCTCTTGCCCCACAACAGTTCCAGCAGCAGGCACGCTGGAGTGAGCATGTTGCCGACATGGTCGCCCGAATGGGAATTTCGCATCCCTGGGGTGTGGTTGCGGCTGAATTTGATGATGCCGCACTGGTGCTCTCGCGCCTGAATGCCACCCGTCTGGTGGTTCGTTTTCAGGATGGCACGATTGTTGATACGGGCCTGGCGGATAATCTTCCGCCGGTCTGTGATTTATCCGCCGCCAACGGTTCTGAGGCTGTTGACGTGGTTGTCGCACTACCCCTGCTGAGCGCCAGTGGCGGCAACCTCGATAACGGGCAGGACAGTGAACGCCCGCGTCGCTGGAAAGCCGAACGTATAGTAGTGCAGGAACTGGCTGGCCATGAAAGCGGAGAACTCGCCATTCTGCGTAATGCGCTCACCCTGCGTCTGTCCAGTCAGGAAAACACGGCCTGGCTGACCTGCCCGGTGGCACGTCTGGTGCGTAATGCGCAGGGACAGTGGAGCAGGGACCCGGCTTTCATCCCGCCGATGCTTTCCGTTTCTGCAAGCCCACTGCTGACCACCGAACTGGGCGACCTGGTGGTCCGGCTGCAGGCCCGCCGCCGACGTCTGATGGCGATGCGTCGTGAGAGCAATGAGCGGATGGCCGACTTTGCGGTTGCGGATGTCTCCCTGTTCTGGCTGCTTAATGCCCTGAACAGCGCCGAGCCGGTGCTGACGGAACTCCTGCAGACACCTGCACGGCACCCGGAACTGCTGTATCGCGAACTGACCCGTCTGGCCGGCAGCCTGCTGACCTTCTCACTGGAGCACGATGCCGGAGACATTCCTGCTTATCAGCACGATGCACCGGAACGGGTATTTCCACCGTTGTTAGCACTGCTCGATAAGCTGCTGGAAGCGAGCCTGCCGTCGAGGGTAGTGAGTATCCACCTCGAACATCAGGACCAGATCTGGAAGGGTGTCCTGCACGATGCGCGTCTGCGCGAAGGGGCGGACTTCTACCTCTCCGTACGCTCCACCATGCCGAACCATGAACTTCAGACGAAGTTCCCGCAGTTGTGTAAAGCGGGCAGCTTTGATGATGTTTCGGATGTAGTGAATGTGGCCCTGAGCGGGATGATTATCAAGCCTCTGACGCATGTTCCGGCCGCTATCCCGTTACGTCTTGAGAACCAGTATTTCTCTCTTGATCTCAGTACTGAGGCAGCAAGAGCGATGCTTGAAATGGGTAACTGCACCTTCTATACCCCGCGTTCGCTGGGGGATGTGAACCTTGAACTCTTTGCGGTGCTGCGCACATGA
- a CDS encoding OmpA family protein — protein sequence MRDVYRSLLTALGAVLALWLILGFWPLSTGSRVALSLLVVLVSGVMFWRQHQASQIRVTAVRGIMDENLPPEDFQGAVILACGDNVLLFMSGYRHRETRQGWYLWVKDAEQLPLFARYLSLVRPALVSQISVMLAVVPELHTSGDDFTQSLRGWQRAVVQCRAAFGTIPPLWTVTWVSPPAACTDAESVWFTSVSQRSGVQVYQPGQGNMSLTEWTRETETDGRLSRLSQSLWLDSLLAWQSCAVNDLLSVRQGELPVMTPCVQGICMAPVSGIAGNLWQQHITAVTALPPDTAVTPEPLPLPELLLAALPRRRGVSRRMVFWRYAGLLGSIFLALAMLASWVNNQRLIRNVSDHLALYQHLTGTPVAPKLRAQQRLRADRALLDDWQRRGEPLRYRLGLYQGLRLVPPVEAAVSDWAPPPPPPPVIKKIIQGPKTIRLDSMSLFDSGKSALKAGSTKMLVHSLVGVKAKPGWLIVVSGHTDNTGNPQLNQTLSLKRAEAVRNWMRDTGDVPESCFAVQGYGESRPVATNDTVEGRALNRRVEISLVPQANACQIPDKHPAPSQDDGASQLNGE from the coding sequence ATGCGGGATGTGTACCGAAGTCTGTTAACTGCCCTGGGTGCCGTGCTGGCGCTATGGCTCATCCTGGGATTCTGGCCACTGTCCACGGGCAGCCGTGTGGCACTCAGCCTGCTGGTTGTTCTGGTGTCCGGGGTAATGTTCTGGCGTCAGCATCAGGCTTCTCAGATCCGCGTCACCGCTGTCCGGGGGATTATGGATGAAAACCTGCCGCCGGAAGATTTTCAGGGGGCGGTGATCCTCGCCTGTGGTGATAACGTCCTGCTGTTTATGTCTGGATACCGTCACCGGGAAACCCGACAGGGCTGGTATTTATGGGTGAAGGATGCGGAACAGTTGCCTCTCTTTGCACGGTACCTGAGCCTGGTTCGCCCGGCCCTGGTATCGCAAATCTCCGTCATGCTGGCGGTGGTACCCGAGCTACACACATCCGGTGATGATTTTACACAGTCGCTGCGGGGCTGGCAGCGTGCTGTCGTCCAGTGCCGTGCGGCATTCGGCACGATCCCTCCACTGTGGACCGTGACCTGGGTATCGCCACCAGCGGCCTGCACGGATGCAGAGTCCGTCTGGTTTACCTCCGTAAGTCAACGGAGCGGTGTACAGGTATATCAACCCGGTCAGGGAAATATGTCACTGACGGAATGGACCCGCGAGACCGAAACAGACGGACGACTTTCCCGTCTGAGCCAGAGCCTGTGGCTGGACAGTCTGCTTGCCTGGCAGAGTTGTGCGGTCAATGACCTGCTGTCGGTACGACAGGGCGAGCTGCCGGTGATGACGCCCTGCGTGCAGGGCATATGTATGGCGCCAGTGAGCGGTATCGCGGGCAATCTCTGGCAACAGCACATCACCGCCGTGACGGCGCTGCCACCGGATACTGCCGTTACCCCAGAACCCCTGCCGCTGCCTGAATTACTGCTGGCGGCGTTACCGCGCCGACGTGGCGTCAGCCGCAGGATGGTGTTCTGGCGTTATGCCGGGCTGCTGGGGAGCATTTTCCTTGCGCTGGCTATGCTGGCGTCCTGGGTGAACAACCAGCGCTTGATCCGCAATGTCAGCGACCATCTTGCATTATACCAACATCTGACCGGCACACCGGTTGCGCCGAAATTGCGGGCGCAGCAGCGGTTGCGGGCTGATCGGGCATTGCTGGACGACTGGCAGCGCCGTGGGGAGCCGCTGCGTTATCGCCTGGGTCTGTATCAGGGACTGCGGCTGGTTCCGCCTGTTGAGGCTGCCGTCAGCGACTGGGCACCTCCGCCACCGCCTCCACCGGTCATTAAGAAAATCATTCAGGGTCCGAAAACCATTCGACTCGACAGTATGTCGTTGTTTGATTCCGGTAAATCGGCGCTGAAGGCCGGGTCAACCAAAATGCTGGTGCATTCTCTGGTCGGCGTTAAGGCGAAACCGGGCTGGCTGATTGTCGTGTCCGGACATACCGATAACACCGGCAATCCGCAACTGAACCAGACGCTGTCACTGAAACGTGCTGAAGCGGTGCGTAACTGGATGCGTGACACCGGCGATGTGCCGGAAAGCTGTTTTGCGGTGCAGGGCTATGGCGAAAGCCGTCCTGTCGCAACCAACGACACTGTGGAAGGGCGTGCGCTCAACCGTCGTGTCGAAATCAGTCTGGTACCGCAGGCCAATGCCTGTCAGATACCGGACAAACACCCGGCGCCATCGCAGGATGATGGCGCATCACAATTAAATGGAGAGTAA
- the tssL gene encoding type VI secretion system protein TssL, short form, with translation MNKSELSQLERIFYPGWLMASQLRGGQEVRDGAGLYRRASRLVQEAKIALTEAGYSNISRDHMVYALCALLDESVMNRGTTDDGYLTWRRDPLQAHFFGTLNAGEELWERIRNLLKETAPDAAVLTCMYRTLQLGFVGQYRAQDDERREDIVRALAERVPAFTLAQDAPIVSRASRLRSGRRWYWLSWIAATVALAALWFFLSSSLAVLVSQTVRPG, from the coding sequence ATGAATAAATCCGAACTCAGCCAGTTAGAACGTATCTTCTACCCTGGCTGGCTGATGGCCAGCCAGCTACGCGGTGGGCAGGAAGTCCGTGATGGAGCAGGGCTCTATCGCCGGGCCAGCCGTCTGGTGCAGGAGGCGAAGATTGCGCTCACGGAGGCAGGCTACAGCAATATCAGCCGCGACCATATGGTGTATGCCCTGTGTGCACTGCTTGATGAGAGCGTGATGAACAGGGGAACCACCGATGATGGATACCTGACCTGGCGGCGTGATCCGTTGCAGGCACATTTTTTTGGCACCCTTAATGCCGGGGAGGAACTGTGGGAACGGATCCGGAACCTGCTGAAAGAAACCGCCCCTGATGCCGCCGTCCTGACCTGCATGTACCGGACCCTGCAGTTGGGGTTCGTTGGTCAGTATCGCGCCCAGGACGACGAGCGTCGCGAGGATATTGTTCGCGCGCTCGCTGAACGGGTACCGGCCTTCACGTTGGCACAGGACGCCCCCATTGTTTCCCGCGCTTCACGCCTGCGCAGCGGCCGTCGGTGGTACTGGCTGTCCTGGATTGCGGCCACTGTTGCCCTGGCGGCTCTCTGGTTCTTCCTTTCGTCTTCGCTTGCCGTGCTGGTAAGCCAGACTGTCAGGCCGGGGTAA